The nucleotide window GTTCCTCTGAGGATGAGTATTTAAGATACAGGACGTTACTAGTAActgacagtgatttttttaacttctaGCAATGGTGATTGTTCCCACCCGTGAGCTAGCCCTGCAGGTCAGTCAAATCTGTATCCAAGTCAGCAAACACATGGGAGGTGCCAAAGTGATGGCAACAACCGGAGGAACCAATTTGCGAGATGACATTATGAGACTTGATGATACAGGTCAGAGCACTTCAGCTACTCTGAGGTTGCTGTTTCTTTGTGGCTTTTACTATGTGGTCATGGAATTTCTGCTTGTTGCTGTTTGCCTGTTATGGAACAGACTACAATGTCTTGTTTGCTGTTCCTATACTGTTATCATTCTTCCAAAGTGTTCATATGAAACATGGTCCTGAATGGTGGAAGGAAACACAGTTTTAATCACCTTAacgtgtggttttttttttttttttttttctttttttctcttctaccCTTACAGTGCATGTGGTGATAGCTACCCCTGGGAGAATTCTTGATCTCATCAAGAAAGGAGTAGCAAAAGTTGAGCATGTCCAGATGATAGTATTGGATGAGGCAAGTTCCTTATGTTAAATGTTGTGGGATTTTAACACCAAGTTAAAGGAATGCTGTGTCTCAGTGAGTGTCCTTTTGGTGCACAGCAGTGATTGAAACTTGCTTAGAGACATTGTGAGGTCTGCTCTGTTTCTGAGTATTTTTGTGAAACTACTTTGACAGTAGGAAATTTTTGCATTTAAGTCTTTTAAGAAAACAGCCTAGGAAGATTTACCTCTCCTGTCTTTGCTGATGAATACAATAACAGTCTGTTCTGCAACAAAGGAATGCATTTCATTTCATGGttactgtttataatgaatcaGCTGCACTTACCATGTAATATATGGAATTGATTTATGAATGTCCAGTAGCGTACAAGCTTATGAGTGAGAGAAAATATAGTTGTGTGAAAGCTCTTGGATGACTCTAGTTGGTACCCTGgtaactgttttttttttttccccttcccccaaaTGTGTAGCCACCAAAAGACTGAAATCTTAACGCCATTGTTTTAACTTGCTGTTTATTACTTCTGTTGTTACAGGCAGATAAGTTGCTGTCTCAAGATTTTGTTCAAATAATGGAAGACATTATTCTCACGCTACCTAAAAACAGACAGATTTTGCTCTACTCAGCCACTTTTCCTTTGAGTGTGCAGAAGTTCATGGTGAGTGGAGATGTGTTCAAGTAGATATGGTGATGGTGGTGACATTGTGCAGGAAGGGTGTGAATGAGCAATGCACAGCTGTAAGTGCTCAGTTATTTAAATACATGTAAACTTCACAGGCTTTATCTAAATCAGCCTAAGTCTAGGGCAGAAGTTTGAAAGCTGTTTTTGACCTGCAGTTGAATTAATGGGAAGCTAGGTGTGTGCAGTTTTTGCCTATGTGGTGCTGTTTTCCACTTGTGTATTGGTTACGTCATTTGTGTGGATTTGCTTCTGGAGGGTGGTTCTGTTTGGCTGCTCATTCACTCTGGGTTTGTAAGTAACAGTTTGTGAAAATTTACCCACCCCGTCTGTTTCCACTCTAGTATGATGAGTGAGTGGCTAAGTAGTGCATCCTTGCCTTGGAGGAAGTTAAGTGTACTATAGAGTGAGAACTACTTACACTGTTTTGCATGTAGATCTGCCTGCTTTAtcaatatctttatttttcagaattccCATTTACAGAAACCCTACGAAATTAATCTGATGGAGGAGCTGACCTTGAAGGGAGTTACTCAGTACTATGCCTATGTCACTGAGCGTCAGAAAGTGCACTGCCTCAATACACTCTTTTCCAGGGTAAGGAGTGGGGCTGTGTGAGGAACATACCAGAagctttttccctcttggaACCAAGAGTAAGACTGAGTGTTTCAAAGGCAGCCTAATGAAAATTTTTCTTGGTCAAAATGTGCTGTATATCTAAGGCTAAAAATGCATGCTTCTTGTccaacatctctgtgttataGAACTTTCTTAATTGTTTCCCTTTCTATACAAAAATATGTCTGATGTAAATTACCAGCAGCGTACCTGCTGCACTTTGTTCTTGGAAGGGATTTAGACAATGCCTGGGATACTCTGTTAGTAAAACAACTGCATTTACTGAGAACATTGTTTGTACGTTCAGCTCCAGATTAACCAGTCGATCATTTTCTGCAACTCCTCTCAACGGGTTGAATTGCTAGCCAAAAAGATCTCCCAGCTGGGCTATTCCTGCTTCTATATCCATGCTAAAATGAGGCAGGTGAGTATGAAGTCTGTTCATCCCATCCCAGGCTATACTGAATTGCTGAATTAAGTGTCATGCTTGCTTTAAGTTTGCATGTTCTTCATAAACTGAAACATGTATTGCTTTGCTGTAGGTTTGGTTTTAGATACCCACTGCCAACCTTCCCCCTCTTTCTGGACTGTTCAGTGTAGGTGGGCAGTTGGTATTTGACTGCTTCAGGTCAGGTTAATTATTTAATTGTGGAAGCACAAACTGCAGCCAGAAGGCACAGttcttggtgctgctgccttgCTTGGCAGCATGGGGAGCCAGGGTAGAGCATACAGTGTTAACTCCCTCAGTTGAAAACGGGCCTGAATTAAATGACAGAAACCCCAATACATAGCCCATTGAGTACCCTTTGCAAACAGTAATCTTGCACTGTGGCTGCAGGAGAATCTCAGAAGTTGAGGAGATGAGTTGGATCAAATCTCTTGCTGAAAGGAGTGGCTGGTGTATGGTGACCAGACACTTGTGGCTATGGTGTAGCTGGTGGAAAATGACATTGCAAATTTGCTGGTGAAGAGATTTCTGTTAACTGTACAGTAGTAGCTCATACTTCCTCTAGATTCACACTGTTAAAAGATCTCAGAAGGCTGAAATTGATGCATGTAGAACAGGAGCACTTTGAAACACTTCTTTTATATAAACTAGTCTGGCTTGCTGCTCATGCAGCTGACAGGTAATGCCAATGTTTGCTGGGCCAGATGCAGAGCAGTAATTAATTGAGCAGAAACAGAAGTGGTGGTGTTAGTGAGAACAGAGAGATATGGAAGTGGGTTCCTCAGTGTCTGATTTTTGTATGCTTTTGATCAGTCAGTAGATGATCTTTTGGCAAAGTGCAGGTATATTTTTGCAGAAGGCTTCAGCTTGTTTATTCCCTCTCTGAATTTCACTTAACAATGATACTACTTTATCTTTGTGTGGCCCAAAGTGAGGTGTTTGCGAGAGGAGAGTCTTCACAGAAAATGGGCTCATCTCACCCCTAATTCTGAATTAGTAGTGAAAAATGTTACATATTGCAGCAGGAAGTTAACTGCCAGCTTCAGTTTTTAAGGGAATTAATAAAACCTGTGAAATTTGGCAagggagggctgggggaaagACAGCAGTCAAAGTATCAGTTCAACTTCTGTGATGTGATTTCATATAATTGTAACTTTAGATAGTCCTTTTCTGAGATGGTTTTGATGCCACCATAGGAGGTTTTAAAATGCAGTCAGCTGATTGTCTTTGTTGAGAAGTGGGATCAAGGCCCTCTAGAGTTAATTCTTCAGAATATATGGTAAGGAGTACTAAAAAAACTTGTACTGGCATCTTGTTTCAACTCAGCTGTTCTCTATAGAGAAGGTGGAGACATTTACACAACTGAAGTTGAGTGTTAGTGACCTGAATATACCTGAGAGCAACAgttggtttgtgggttttgagTTTTTGTGTCTCTTTGCTACATGTATGTGTTTCCAGGAGCACCGCAATCGTGTATTCCATGACTTCCGAAATGGCTTGTGCCGCAATCTCGTTTGCACTGGTAAGAGTTCCTAAaccttttcctgttcctgaaaTTTGTGATAGAAAGTGCGTTAGCCCAGGTATTGTAGATGAGTTAGCTGtaataaaccaaaacaagatGTTATGGTAAGATGTCTTTGCCAAGCCTGCATGTAGCAGGGTGCAGCATTCCTTTAGGCATAcgaagttttattttttgtgaaggTGCAGCTTGCCAGCAAATCATTTTACTCCAATAGTGTTTTCACATGTGAGAGTTCCCTGAGTTGTTGGGTCGTAAGCTTTATAATTTATCAGTAGAGCCATGACTATGATCATGTGAAGTTTTGCTGATTCTTTTAAGTGTTTAGAGCTCACTTTTTCTAAATACTTACGTAGTTTTGACTGGCCTGTGGATGGTCTTAGTTCTTTGTTGTATGGCTTGTTTAGGTAGTACCTGGAAGTGTCTGCTCTCACTAAATATGTCTGGGCCACCTTAACAAAAATCGCTAGAAGCAGAAGAGAAGTAGTTGAGGTGGTGGAATGTAGTTCAGGTCTCAAATCTGATGTGGCAGTGGCAATGCACAATTCTGTGTGAAGGGATGCTTAAGAAGAACTGCTCCAAAATAGTGTAACATGGAAAAACCTAGCTTTGTGGTTAGTGTTTCTGCCTAGATGTGCAGATCTGGTGGTTTTGATTGTTCTTCTTACATGATTTGATTTTATAATGTATACAGAGCAAGAGGAAGCTGTAACAGGATTGTAGGTAAACTGGCTTTGATAGAAGGAAAGCTTATATCTGGAAACTAGCACAAAGCAAATTTAATCACTGTTAATCTTTACACCCTAAATACTCTCAGCATTTGAGCTCATTGAAATTTTCTTTGTGATCTGGATTGTCTTTCAGATCTGTTTACCCGAGGTATTGATATCCAGGCTGTGAATGTGGTGATAAACTTTGATTtcccaaagctggcagaaaCTTATCTCCATCGCATTGGCAGATCAGGTGAGAGGAGAAACCTGTTCTAGGCTTAACTTTGCTGATGACTGTGAAGCTTTTTAGCCTTGAATTGGCTTTTGGTGTTTTATTACTATATTTGAGAATTACCTTAGGTAGCTTTGATTTTTctgacaaatttatttttgggtATCATTTCAGATGGCTGTCCTCACTGAGGatattatctgaaaaaaaaaaagaaagttctcTTGAAACTGGCCTGAGcggtcttaaaaaaaaaaaaataaaaggcatatCTTTTTTTTATCTCAGGAGACTTACTTTTACCCCTGTTTGCCATTTGGGGAAATTCTATATTAAAATCTCTGCTTCAGAGTATCTCAAACCTAGAGATTtatgctttcttctgcatgtgTTCTGAGGTATGTTTGTACTGTTTGGGAATCAGCAAAATATGCCGTGAAGAAAGGCAATGAACAGAGGAACTCAGTGTAGTTGAACTTTGTAGATGAGGCTTGTTCAAGAGCTGTGGAAGACTTTTTGCTGGTAATTATCCCGGAGCTTTGGTCAGAGCGTTTTGAACTTCCTGAGTTTTCTTACTCCTACAGCACTACAAAACTCCTTACCAAAAACTGATGTGAAAGGTGTAGAGACCTGTGGCTGGATTTGTTTATAACATCACAGAATGATGCTAACTCCACAGTCTGCAGACTTTTTCTTTGTCAGCCTCTGTGTTAACTCAGTTCAGTTCaggtgtgtgttttgtttttttttttgttttgttttgttttttttttttttttttttttttttttttttttttttttgttttgttttgttttgttttggtttttttttttttttttttttgccaaggtCGCTTTGGTCATCTTGGCCTGGCCATCAACTTGATCACCTATGATGATCGATTCAACCTGAAAAGTATTGAGGAGCAGTTGGGAACTGAAATTAAACCCATACCAAGCAACATTGACAAGAGCTTGTATGTGGCAGAATACCACAGTGAACCTGTAGAAGATGAGAAACAGTAAACGTGTAGGTAAGTGCCTTGCTGAATAGTGATGTGTTGAATGGCAGGAATGTTGTCGGTGTGTCAGTGTTGTTACCTCAGGGGAAGAGGGAATCTGATATGATGAAAAACTCTGAATGTCAAAAAAGGGTTTGGAATAGAATGTCAGTGCAAGGAATTCCATGATGTGCTGAAGGTGGGAGGGGAGGAATGAGtattttttagttgttttaGTTGAAATGCTGACCATATGCTAAAGAGACCAAAAAtggggggagtggggaatggtgctGAGAGAGGGATGGAGTACTAGTAACCTAATGAATTCTTTCTGTATTGCTAAACTGAAATGAGAAATTGGTGAGGGGCAGAGAGGAA belongs to Cinclus cinclus chromosome 25, bCinCin1.1, whole genome shotgun sequence and includes:
- the LOC134053565 gene encoding probable ATP-dependent RNA helicase DDX6 isoform X3 gives rise to the protein MSTARTENPVIMGLSSQNGQLRGPVKPSGGPGGGGTQTQQQMNQLKNANTINNGTQQQAQSMTTTIKPGDDWKKTLKLPPKDLRIKTSDVTSTKGNEFEDYCLKRELLMGIFEMGWEKPSPIQEESIPIALSGRDILARAKNGTGKSGAYLIPLLERLDLKKDNIQAMVIVPTRELALQVSQICIQVSKHMGGAKVMATTGGTNLRDDIMRLDDTVHVVIATPGRILDLIKKGVAKVEHVQMIVLDEANKLLSQDFVQIMEDIILTLPKNRQILLYSATFPLSVQKFMNSHLQKPYEINLMEELTLKGVTQYYAYVTERQKVHCLNTLFSRLQINQSIIFCNSSQRVELLAKKISQLGYSCFYIHAKMRQEHRNRVFHDFRNGLCRNLVCTDLFTRGIDIQAVNVVINFDFPKLAETYLHRIGRSVLRSSWELKLNPYQATLTRACMWQNTTVNL
- the LOC134053565 gene encoding probable ATP-dependent RNA helicase DDX6 isoform X2, which encodes MSTARTENPVIMGLSSQNGQLRGPVKPSGGPGGGGTQTQQQMNQLKNANTINNGTQQQAQSMTTTIKPGDDWKKTLKLPPKDLRIKTSDVTSTKGNEFEDYCLKRELLMGIFEMGWEKPSPIQEESIPIALSGRDILARAKNGTGKSGAYLIPLLERLDLKKDNIQAMVIVPTRELALQVSQICIQVSKHMGGAKVMATTGGTNLRDDIMRLDDTVHVVIATPGRILDLIKKGVAKVEHVQMIVLDEADKLLSQDFVQIMEDIILTLPKNRQILLYSATFPLSVQKFMNSHLQKPYEINLMEELTLKGVTQYYAYVTERQKVHCLNTLFSRLQINQSIIFCNSSQRVELLAKKISQLGYSCFYIHAKMRQEHRNRVFHDFRNGLCRNLVCTDLFTRGIDIQAVNVVINFDFPKLAETYLHRIGRSGRFGHLGLAINLITYDDRFNLKSIEEQLGTEIKPIPSNIDKSLYVAEYHSEPVEDEKQ
- the LOC134053565 gene encoding probable ATP-dependent RNA helicase DDX6 isoform X1, with the translated sequence MSTARTENPVIMGLSSQNGQLRGPVKPSGGPGGGGTQTQQQMNQLKNANTINNGTQQQAQSMTTTIKPGDDWKKTLKLPPKDLRIKTSDVTSTKGNEFEDYCLKRELLMGIFEMGWEKPSPIQEESIPIALSGRDILARAKNGTGKSGAYLIPLLERLDLKKDNIQAMVIVPTRELALQVSQICIQVSKHMGGAKVMATTGGTNLRDDIMRLDDTVHVVIATPGRILDLIKKGVAKVEHVQMIVLDEANKLLSQDFVQIMEDIILTLPKNRQILLYSATFPLSVQKFMNSHLQKPYEINLMEELTLKGVTQYYAYVTERQKVHCLNTLFSRLQINQSIIFCNSSQRVELLAKKISQLGYSCFYIHAKMRQEHRNRVFHDFRNGLCRNLVCTDLFTRGIDIQAVNVVINFDFPKLAETYLHRIGRSGRFGHLGLAINLITYDDRFNLKSIEEQLGTEIKPIPSNIDKSLYVAEYHSEPVEDEKQ
- the LOC134053565 gene encoding probable ATP-dependent RNA helicase DDX6 isoform X4 — protein: MSTARTENPVIMGLSSQNGQLRGPVKPSGGPGGGGTQTQQQMNQLKNANTINNGTQQQAQSMTTTIKPGDDWKKTLKLPPKDLRIKTSDVTSTKGNEFEDYCLKRELLMGIFEMGWEKPSPIQEESIPIALSGRDILARAKNGTGKSGAYLIPLLERLDLKKDNIQAMVIVPTRELALQVSQICIQVSKHMGGAKVMATTGGTNLRDDIMRLDDTVHVVIATPGRILDLIKKGVAKVEHVQMIVLDEANKLLSQDFVQIMEDIILTLPKNRQILLYSATFPLSVQKFMNSHLQKPYEINLMEELTLKGVTQYYAYVTERQKVHCLNTLFSRLQINQSIIFCNSSQRVELLAKKISQLGYSCFYIHAKMRQEHRNRVFHDFRNGLCRNLVCTDLFTRGIDIQAVNVVINFDFPKLAETYLHRIGRSALQNSLPKTDVKGVETCGWICL
- the LOC134053565 gene encoding probable ATP-dependent RNA helicase DDX6 isoform X5, with product MSTARTENPVIMGLSSQNGQLRGPVKPSGGPGGGGTQTQQQMNQLKNANTINNGTQQQAQSMTTTIKPGDDWKKTLKLPPKDLRIKTSDVTSTKGNEFEDYCLKRELLMGIFEMGWEKPSPIQEESIPIALSGRDILARAKNGTGKSGAYLIPLLERLDLKKDNIQAMVIVPTRELALQVSQICIQVSKHMGGAKVMATTGGTNLRDDIMRLDDTVHVVIATPGRILDLIKKGVAKVEHVQMIVLDEANKLLSQDFVQIMEDIILTLPKNRQILLYSATFPLSVQKFMNSHLQKPYEINLMEELTLKGVTQYYAYVTERQKVHCLNTLFSRLQINQSIIFCNSSQRVELLAKKISQLGYSCFYIHAKMRQEHRNRVFHDFRNGLCRNLVCTDLFTRGIDIQAVNVVINFDFPKLAETYLHRIGRSDGCPH